A genomic region of Christiangramia sp. OXR-203 contains the following coding sequences:
- a CDS encoding nucleotide sugar dehydrogenase, with amino-acid sequence MIVKNICCIGAGYVGGPTMAVIAQKCPEINVTVVDINEKRIDAWNDENVDNIPIYEPGLSNIVKEARGRNLFFSTHVDAAIDKADMIFISVNTPTKTYGIGKGMAADLKFIELCARQIARVATTDKIVVEKSTLPVRTAEALRNILDNTGNGVRYQILSNPEFLAEGTAVADLMNPDRVLIGGDIDSVEGAEAVEALVDVYAHWVDRERILTTNVWSSELSKLTANAFLAQRVSSINSLSELCEKTGADVNEVAKAVGMDSRIGSKFLQSSVGFGGSCFQKDILNLVYIAKSYGLNEVADYWEQVITMNDHQKRRFAANIVKTLFNTVSGKKIGILGWAFKKDTNDTRESAAIYVVDYLLNEQAEVAVYDPKVKAEQIYADLDYLNTRQEAENRARVTIVNSAPEVAEKAHAIAVLTEWDEFQELDWKSVYGNMLKPAFLFDGRRLLNRVEKEKIGFEFYAIGS; translated from the coding sequence TGAAATCAATGTCACTGTAGTAGATATTAATGAGAAAAGGATTGATGCATGGAATGATGAAAATGTTGATAATATTCCAATCTATGAACCAGGGCTTTCTAATATTGTTAAAGAGGCTCGAGGTAGGAATCTTTTCTTTTCGACACATGTAGATGCTGCGATAGATAAGGCAGATATGATTTTTATATCCGTAAATACGCCAACTAAGACATACGGTATTGGCAAGGGTATGGCGGCTGATCTAAAATTTATCGAGCTATGTGCCAGGCAGATTGCTCGTGTTGCTACAACCGATAAAATTGTAGTTGAGAAATCTACTCTTCCAGTTCGAACTGCTGAAGCACTTAGAAATATTTTAGATAATACTGGAAATGGTGTTAGGTATCAAATCTTATCTAATCCTGAATTTTTGGCTGAGGGAACAGCTGTGGCTGATTTAATGAATCCAGATAGAGTATTAATAGGAGGAGATATTGATTCGGTCGAAGGAGCTGAAGCTGTAGAAGCTTTAGTAGATGTCTATGCACATTGGGTTGATCGCGAAAGGATTTTGACTACGAATGTTTGGTCATCTGAATTGTCAAAACTTACAGCTAATGCTTTTTTAGCTCAACGTGTTTCAAGTATAAATTCCCTTTCTGAATTATGTGAAAAAACCGGTGCAGATGTGAATGAAGTAGCAAAAGCTGTTGGTATGGATTCCAGGATTGGCTCTAAATTTCTACAATCATCAGTTGGTTTTGGTGGATCTTGTTTCCAAAAAGACATTTTAAACTTGGTTTATATAGCTAAGTCTTATGGACTAAATGAAGTTGCAGATTATTGGGAACAGGTAATTACCATGAATGATCACCAGAAAAGGCGATTTGCTGCAAATATAGTTAAAACACTATTTAATACTGTATCAGGAAAAAAAATTGGAATATTAGGGTGGGCCTTTAAAAAAGACACTAATGACACTAGAGAGTCCGCTGCAATATATGTGGTCGACTACTTGCTAAATGAACAGGCAGAAGTTGCTGTTTATGATCCGAAGGTTAAGGCAGAGCAAATTTACGCGGATCTCGATTATTTGAATACAAGACAGGAAGCTGAAAATAGAGCTCGGGTGACAATTGTCAATTCTGCTCCAGAAGTTGCAGAAAAAGCACATGCTATAGCGGTATTAACGGAATGGGATGAATTTCAAGAACTCGATTGGAAATCGGTTTATGGTAATATGCTTAAACCGGCATTTTTATTTGATGGTAGACGACTTTTGAACCGAGTGGAAAAAGAGAAGATTGGATTTGAATTTTATGCAATAGGAAGTTA